GCCCGATACTGACGAAGACTATGTGTTCGACGAGGAAACCGGCGAATGGATGCCAGCCTCGGAACTGGCGGCCAAGCAGGCGGCAGCGGGCGCGATCGAAGTGCGCGATGCAGTGGGCAATCTCCTGCAGGATGGCGATCAGGTGACCCTGATCAAGGATCTCGAGGTCA
This genomic window from Caenibius tardaugens NBRC 16725 contains:
- a CDS encoding alkylphosphonate utilization protein, coding for MPDTDEDYVFDEETGEWMPASELAAKQAAAGAIEVRDAVGNLLQDGDQVTLIKDLEVKGAGQTLKQGTLIKSIRLTGDPQEIDCKYPGIKGLVLRAEFVRKR